The window tcaaatttaaagaaaattataaaccaAAATCTGAATCCAAAGTACGGATgagtattaatttgaaattttattatttatagtttaattttaaaatcattttgttagtattttagtattaatgaattaacatttgattaaaatatattagtataaatGAATTAAcatttgattaaatatattaatcgaccctaattctaatttttactgaaaatttattttttataatatttttacatattataaatCGACAGTATAAACAATAAGCATTCTTATTATCTATATGTAGATAtgtttctaatattaatatgtgataacgtatttttcaattaatttttaatcatattttttaatttataagaaaaaatattatctatcATACATTAACTTTCTGTTCGTCTTGAATAGACAATTGTTCGTCTTgaaatagaaaatattaaaagtaaaaGAGTTATATGATAATTTGTGATGAATCGTGCATgttcaacttttttttctttcttcaataaaaataattcaggaacaaaaaaaacataaccGATATAGATTtgtaaataagttataaaaaaaaaaaaacacaatcaaATTATACCTTGCATAGGTTTGGAAATAAATTGcaggagaaaaaaaaaatgaaaaacggTATTGCAATCGCAAAAGTTATGCCCTGAAAAGGGGTGGTAAGACTAGTTCGCTCGTAAGAATAGGAATAGAGAAAGGCGTGTAAATCTCCCTCGGTCAGGTTCCATGATTTCATATAGATAATACAAAACTTGCACACATTTTACTCcatatcaatattattatactacctttcttcttcttacatATCGTCTATTTTGTGTAAGTGTAAATAAGAAGCGATGGATGAAGAGTACGATGTTATAGTTCTGGGCACGGGTCTCAAGGAATGCATTCTCAGCGGTCTCCTCTCCGTTGAGGGTCTCAAAGTACATTCATACTTTAGCTTTTGTTTATGTATTTGCTTGTTTTTTACGTAGCCAACATGTTATTTTCTTGCAAGTTGCAATGTTGAAACgattatatgtaattttatatgCTAATTAATGTAGTTTTGTTGGAATCTTTTCTTGCATGGACCGAAAGCTATATCTGTCAGCAGTGTTCTGAAAATCCGGTTTATTAAAAATTCGTGATTAATccctaaaaaatatttaaccgAATTATCAATCACACTGTGATCTTACAAAATTGAAAATTCTGAATCGGTGGGTCAACCCACTAGTTCCGATTCCCGATTTGCATTTGTGTATGTAATTGTATTCAACCGATTAGTTCCGATTCCCGATTTGCATTTGTGTATGTAATTGTATTATTGTGAAGTTGTGTTGATGCTGGATCACCCTTAAATTATGTCTCATTCTTACTTTTGCGTTTGACGCTATGTCATCACGAATCGCTTGTGTCGATTATACTTTGAAATCGTGTTTGTGTCCGATCGCCCTGAAATTTTAATGCGTTCTTAGTTTTGTGTTGGACACAATCTCACCGAGGATTGCTAGAAGGTCCCTATAGATGGATCTATAAATTTGTAGTGTTTATAAACATAAGCGACCTGCACTCTTTGTAGTGTTTAATTGTTGCCTATAAATTTCTGCTATTGTTCTAATCAATGCATTTAGCGAATGCCTGGTGGAGTGGTGGTGTTATGTGTATTTGTTACTAGCATTCTTAAATCTTAATTAGTTAATTGGTTTGGTTGCAGGTACTGCACATGGATAGGAATGATTACTATGGTGGCGAATCAACTTCTCTCAATTTAAATCAGGTAcacttttaatttcttttaatatctATTTGTTAAAATGtgtatactttttttttatgtCTTATTGAGTAGTTTCAGAATGTGGTTTCTAGTTATGGAAGCGATTTAAGAGCAACGATGCAGCTCCTGAAACATTGGGTGCAAGCAGAGATTACAATGTTGATATGATCCCCAAGGTATTCACATTGCCATACCTGCACTGCAATAGATGAATCAAGCCAAATTTATTTTTACCTTCCATGTCTGACATAAATATGTAGATACAATGCATCTTACTCAAAAGTTCCATGAAAGAGCTTTGGAGCTATGCAATAGATGAAAGTTTACTGTAGGGACGTTTCCATTTTACTCTGTTTAAAGCTGGTGTTAAATTTAAGGATTTCTTCCATAACatgcttttattattttattcagcCACTCAATTTATGTTTTTGGTTTCTGTTAGTTCATGATGGCTAATGGTGCATTGGTTCGAGTTCTCATCCGCACTAGTGtcacaaaatatttgaattttaaggcCGTGGACGGTAGTTTTGTGTACAACAAAGGCAAGGTTTGGTTCCTATCTGAATTTGAAAGCAAAACAGTAATTTTTAATGAGGTCTTCGGGAAACCAATGGTTCTGTTATCCTCATCTAGATTTACAAAGTACCCGCAAATGATGTTGAAGCACTCAAGTCACCGCTAATGGGATTGTTCGAGAAGCGGCGGGCACGGAAGTTCTTTGTTTTTGTACAAGACTATAACGAAAATGAACCAAAAACGCATGAAGGGATGGATCTCAAAACAGTTACAGCAAAAGCTGTGATTTCGTAAGGCTCATTTCCTTGTATATAGTTTAATACATTTCCGTATGTTGACAGTTGACTTGTGCATGTGAGCAATACCTTTTATTTTTATCGGAGTTCCATAGCCCTTTTCCTTTTGCTTGTCGCACACTTGCACTTGCCATCTTCTGAAAAACCCTTCACCCGTAGAGGACTTTAAGCTTGTTACAGAAAATGATCTCTTAATCTTCTATTTGATTCGTTCGTAACTTGTTACAGAAACTGATCTCTTAGTCTTCTATATGTTTCATTCGTAAATTGTTGCCGCAGCTTTGCTTAATGCTGTGGGAATTGTACTCGACTGCTAATATTCTACTTAAATTAAAAGTTCAGATTCTGACGGATATATCATTCATTACTAGAAAATTCTCCAAGTCCAACCTGGTTTGGTGCTGCCCTCAGCTTATAAACACTTAAGTTGCATTGACTTGTGTAATTATCATTCACACGTATTTGAATCAGTGtgaaatttatatgtttttgacatcttaacaaatcattctTGATGTAGGAAGTATGGACTAGATGACAATACAGTTGACTTCATTGGGCATGCATTGGCACTTTATAAGGATGATAGTTACTTGGAACAGCCTGCCcttgattttgttaaaaaagTTAAGGTAGATTATTTTAAACCATCTTCCCATTTTGTTCAGTTTCATATTCTCTTCTATGTTGTAGTGTATTCACCAACTTAATACAATCcccttttatttgaaaaagttGTATGCAGAGTCTTTGGCTCGATTTCAAGGAGGATCCCCTTACATTTATCCTTTGTACGGGCTAGGAGAATTGCCGCAGGTAAATGTTTCACTGTTAAGAACTTGCTGATATTTTACTCATATACTCATGTGATTTTTGCTGGTGATTACTAATTAATCTCAGGGATTTGCTCGTCTGAGTGCCGTTTATGGTGGCACATATATGCTTAACAAGCCTGGATGTAAGGTAATGGTGTGATACTGCGGGTAGCTCTGAGCCACTGACAGTACCATAGCTGTTGCTTTCTATTTATGTCAAGGGTTGTGTGGACATTATGTAATTATTCTGAGATGTGATACTTTTCATTGACCAGGATTATATTAAGTGCctttgtgtttggtgtgggattCACACATTTAGCTACTGAGCAATCATATACTGTGCTTGACAAAATCTTAAACCATTTTCTGATGCTATAATGACTAGGTAGAGTTTGGCGATGATGGAGCGACCATTGGCGTGACATCCGAGGGAGAAACTGCTAAGTGCAAGAAAGTAGTCTGTGATCCTTCTTATTTACCTGACAAGGTGAAGTGCTTATTCTCAATATATAGCTGTTTTTTCTTAACTTCAACTATCCTGCGTTACCAACTCAAATTTCTTGCACCAGGTAAAAAAGGTTGGAAAAGTGGCCCGTGCTATATGTTTGATGAACCATCCCATACCAAACACGGGAGATGCTCATTCAGTCCAGATTATTTTGCCACAAAAACAGATTAAACACAAATCAGACATGTAAGTATGCCAGTTGTTTGTCAAGAATCAATCTGATCTGCTGTACATGTGTGAGCATAATTGTACAAAGTATTCAGGTACACGTGATCGTTTGATCAGCTCACTAAATGATTTACTCCAAGTTAAGTATGCCACAAAAACTAGTAAAACACAAACTGGACATGTAAGTATGCCAAACTATTGGTGAAGATTAATCTGAAaacttgtgtgtgtgtgtgatggcAAATGGGTACTGCAAGTACATCTACTAATGATTTCAACCTCTATTAGAGATTAACACAATCCCATCTTCtagcatataaaaaattatcaccTTATACATGGTATAGGATTTCTCTGGTTCAGTAACGCTTAGATTTACCTGGTTCAGTAACGCTTAGATTTACCTGGTAAAGCATAGACTGTGTTGCCTTCACTTAAAACCATAAAAGTAATAAAATGAAGAAAGTAAttagtcaaaataaaatatatatactttgaaAAATTAGgcatatctataaaaaaaactaaaattcgCAACATTGACTGTCTTGAATTCTTGAGATCGAATGCACTACCGTAAGACTTCTTCTGTACCAGGTACGTGTTTTGCTGCTCTTATTCTCATAATGTAGTTCCAAAAGGCAAATACATTGCTTTTGTCACAACAGAGGCGGAAACAGATAATCCTGAAGCTGAACTGAAGCCTGGCATAGATCTCCTTGGATCTGTAgaagaaatattttttgataCTTATGACAGATACGAGCCCACGAACCTTGATGCATCTGATAACTGCTTCATATCTACGGTAAGCCATACCTATAACTATAAGATTTATCACTTGAAAACTTCCATGTTTGCAAGTTTAAAGATTTGTTCTTCGTGTGACAAGGCATGAAATTTGACTTTAGCGTGCTACGGCTAGTATATTTCATATAGCCATATAATTTCTTAGAGGTGCCTTGATATTCTGGCCTGACCTTTGGAGTAGACTGGATTGTTTGCATCAACTAACAAGAAGTGAAATAAAAGGAGACTAATTTCACTCTTCAAGAATTTGGAGTAGACTCATATACTCTTCAGGAATAAGAATTTTACCAAGTTTAAGGACTAAATTATTATCTATATTCTTATGTGCGCTGTACTTAGTAACTTTGTATTATCTCCTTCATTTTTTTGTTCTGGTAAACTTGATCCAAGTATTAGAATACAACGAATCAACACCTTATGCTTCTCTTTTCCTTACctctaaaatttgataaaaatatgatatcttCCTGGCATAATTTCCAGAGTTATGATGCAACGACGCACTTTGAGTCCACAGTAGATGATGTGATTGCAATGTACAGGAGAATAACCGGAAAGGTAATCTTTTGGCATTTATTTCCCCCGAGTAACAAGGGCTGGCAATCTTTTTGTGATTGCTTACTAGATATGATTTATCTTGTAGTTAAACACTGGCCTGTACCTATTTCCTGAAGTaaagtatattttattaaaatacacAGTATTTCTGCAGCATATCTGCCACATTCAGAAAGCAAGAACCCTAAAAACCTCAAAATCTTATAATGGTATGAAACTATATGGCAGATGTGCTTACCAAATATGTCACAGAAAAGTGCAGTGTAATACAGTTCTGCAAAATTTTATGGATAATTTTCACTGTGTTCTTTAGAAGAATTCAACTACACAACAAAACGGATTCCAAGATAGTATACATCTGAAACCTGTAAACTGGAGATTAGTACTGCAACTTTGTAACCCTATCGAAACACATAAATATCAGCTGAAAGTTTCTCAATTACATTTCCACTCAATATAGTTGTTTCACCCTCTGAATTGGTAATTAGCAGAATGGATGAATTTAGACATAGGAAATAAGTACAAATGATCCCACCATGAAAGGGAATTATTACTTGAAGCAGATATTTGAATATAGGCTCGTTTCTTCGTTGAAAAATGTTTTTTGGATAACATGTCATAAAAGGTATTTTGTTGTAAACCCAGGGTTTATTGCTCATTAACATTTAAGTTATATAGATGTAAAAAAGAGTCAGTACTAACATGATCATTTTACAGGATCTGGACCTTAGTGTTGATCTAAGTGCTGCTAGTGCCGCTGAAGAATAATTCCTCAAGTGTCGTATACCAGAGCTGGTGAAATTTAAGAATCATGACTAAACTTTTATTCTTCTATTTCGTCAACCTGATTCTGCACTTTTCAGTGTCCTTGAGTTTGTTTATTGCAGTCATTTCTGAACCAGCATTGCATTCTTTGTAGATGTGTTGTTTGCTTAGAGTTTGTTACATTTATTGATGAACAGAAAATTTACTTGGGCATTAAGAATAAGTCCATATTTTTTCTAGGAATATACAACATCTGCATAATAATAGTAATTTGTATACACTGGTGAATAAACTTGTGCTTGTGTGCCTTTAAGAAATTTTGGATTTCACACAATGTACATGTTAAAAATATTCCAAAATTGTTGGCATACACACTCCTCTAAATCAGTCCAACTTAATCAAACATCCACCGTCTTTGCAATATATTGCCAACTTAACTAGTAAGTAGTAATAATAAAAGTATACAATTTTTTATCAACTGTTCATATTCTGAAGAAAAGAAGTTTAGAATTTATATCAATAGCTACAGAATTAATTGTTTCAAGGAAGTGCATTAACTAGCATCAACTTCTTGGCAAATAAGGAATTAAAGTGAGAAGTATCAGCCTAGGGGACAGACAACGGAATGGATTACAATCACTTTTGAGATGGCACAACACAGGAAATGTATTCAATAAACTTCTTCGTGCTCCACTACTCCCTTTTGGTTTTTGATAGAGCTTTCTTCCTTTGGCTGAGCATGTAGCTGTACAAGAAGGGGCTGCCTGCAGGATGATGGCATGGATCTATATTAATATTCAGCAGAAGTTGACCAAGAAaagttaaaaatcaaattaagtgTTTTGCTGCCGTGTTGGTTTCTTCACTTTTAGCAgctcctattttatatattaattccaGTAAATTCTACCAACTGTCATTCTTTTAAACTCCTCTGACACGTGTTATACCATTGCATCCATTATCATATCTGAAATATTACTTGAAAGTTTTTTTGTTCACAACCGAATCCTAGCTGATTATGTTGGTCTGACACTGATTCTGTCGAACCAAAGACCCATTGACCGAAAAGCATAAACAGTCAAAATTCTTGGGACccctaattttaattaatacttggccccttgattttgttttccttcATTCTCCCTTTTGAACTCAATTgccaaaataattaatcaacaaATAATAGAAagacaaattgattctaatgaACCTGATGGCTGCTGACCATGGAGTTATAAACTGTAGAAGACCTTAACAATAACCAATACAGACCACAGTGATGTCAATAATAATCCAAACTATCTAAAATTTATATGAATGAATCCTCAGTTTATTTCTCAACATTTACAGCCACCATGATTAAACTACACATTTTAGCATTTCCTgctctaaaaaaaataattaaaattttcatttcaacTTCTAGTTCAATGGTAACATGAATGATATAGCTTTGGCCAAAATGTGATGATGAGAAATTGACAGAATTAACAATCCTTTTCTTTTCAATTGAACAGAATGACAtgtttctataattttagtaaacTTTAGTTAGTTTATTGGCATTATTTCAAAATGATAGATGATGAACAGAAGTGAAATCATAGTTAACAGTAGTGCTGCACGTAGAATTTAAATTTGCCATATGGGAGTTAAGTCATGCCTGGGATGTATAAACCAAGGGTTGCAATTGCAGCGGAAAAATAGTCAAACGAAGAATTCCATTTGTTGGGCATCCTTATGCAATACTTTTCAGAAACCTGCAAATATCAAAAAGGTGTCAAGATACAGAAGCGAAATGTAAAGCCTGGGTAGAAGATTAACTAtgttatattcttatatatatctAGAGTTTTCTACACCAAGTCAACTCTATGATGCCTTTTATCCAACAAGTTGAATGAGATGAGAAAGATATCACAGCCCTGATAATGAGACGGGTCACAGGATATATGAGAAAACCTAAATGATGCTGAAGATTCTCAGACctcgattttattttatttttaaaaagataattttctTTATGAAAACTTACTGAGTTAAACTTTAAAGGTTCACTTTAAAAAGCAAATAAGCAGAAAAAAATGAACTAAGAATTTCTATTATCTGATTAGTAAATATTATGTATAACCTTCGGCATGATACTGTTGTTCAAACTCCAATTGAAATTAGAATGGTACATTAGTTGTTAACATCTAACCTTCATGTAGGGCATGGCAACGTATATTAGACCAACTTCACTTGAAATCCCAGTTGGGTACAACAGCAGAAACGCACTGTACCTGCACCGATGATAAGATAAGaattttacataaatattaaatacatatcTCCAAACTTCAGAGTCCAATCCAATGGCAAATATAAGTTATTTACCTGAGCCATAAGAGGAAGGAAGGAGCTGAGCCAAATGCCTCCTTCGTGCCAAAGAAAGAATATCTGATGACCTGAAAATTAGAAGAATGATTATAGATCGGTTTTTCTTGAATGTGAAAACATAATCCAGATGAAAGTAACTATGAATTGAGACATTTAGTGATTTCTAATATTGTTCTTTCACGGTGATCTCAGATTAAATTATTGGCTTGCCACTAACTCTCTCGTCTTTTGTGAGCAATGGTCATTGCAGTAATTAACATATGCATGCACCGTTGCACCCAATGCCTCTACCGAGGCTTAAGGtgaaataatatctttaattacattttaataataatatctttaattacattttaaaacattatgatacaatatttgtaaagttCTTTTAAAAACAATTCCTTTTGGTATTGAAACATAATCTGCTGATTAATAGTTTACCTATACAACTGAAACTACAATCTAGACACAACTTGGTGAGTTACTAATGGCTAGTACAGTAGTGCGCTGACTAACCTCAGTGATCCCCCAGCTAATGACCAAAGAACTAACAAGTATATGCGTCCGAACCTGTCATTAGCAAgcaatttaattttaagaaaaaatgttTGATAATATTATGGTAAAAAAGTATAATGCGATTCTTACCTCAGGAAAACTATACAAGATTCCCCATGTTACATACAACCTGGAACCTATCTGTGGCAACGTTGCTGTGATTGGTGATCTAACCAAACCTTTTGGTAAAAGGGAAAGAGGTCAACACAAATTACAAAGTTATAATacatttgaaataatataaccGACTCTGAAAACTCAAAGGTCAGCAGAAGTGATTCTCACCAATTAGACCATGAAGTATCTGTTCCCGTCATTGTTGAATAAAGAACCAAAAGGAAACCAGAGAAACAAAAAAGATAAGTCAGTAGTAATATATCACTCAAATGTCATCTTACTGCTAATATTATCAAGCTCT of the Daucus carota subsp. sativus chromosome 4, DH1 v3.0, whole genome shotgun sequence genome contains:
- the LOC108217627 gene encoding guanosine nucleotide diphosphate dissociation inhibitor At5g09550 isoform X1, whose product is MDEEYDVIVLGTGLKECILSGLLSVEGLKVLHMDRNDYYGGESTSLNLNQLWKRFKSNDAAPETLGASRDYNVDMIPKFMMANGALVRVLIRTSVTKYLNFKAVDGSFVYNKGKIYKVPANDVEALKSPLMGLFEKRRARKFFVFVQDYNENEPKTHEGMDLKTVTAKAVISKYGLDDNTVDFIGHALALYKDDSYLEQPALDFVKKVKLYAESLARFQGGSPYIYPLYGLGELPQGFARLSAVYGGTYMLNKPGCKVEFGDDGATIGVTSEGETAKCKKVVCDPSYLPDKVKKVGKVARAICLMNHPIPNTGDAHSVQIILPQKQIKHKSDMYVFCCSYSHNVVPKGKYIAFVTTEAETDNPEAELKPGIDLLGSVEEIFFDTYDRYEPTNLDASDNCFISTSYDATTHFESTVDDVIAMYRRITGKDLDLSVDLSAASAAEE
- the LOC108217627 gene encoding guanosine nucleotide diphosphate dissociation inhibitor At5g09550 isoform X2 — encoded protein: MDRNDYYGGESTSLNLNQLWKRFKSNDAAPETLGASRDYNVDMIPKFMMANGALVRVLIRTSVTKYLNFKAVDGSFVYNKGKIYKVPANDVEALKSPLMGLFEKRRARKFFVFVQDYNENEPKTHEGMDLKTVTAKAVISKYGLDDNTVDFIGHALALYKDDSYLEQPALDFVKKVKLYAESLARFQGGSPYIYPLYGLGELPQGFARLSAVYGGTYMLNKPGCKVEFGDDGATIGVTSEGETAKCKKVVCDPSYLPDKVKKVGKVARAICLMNHPIPNTGDAHSVQIILPQKQIKHKSDMYVFCCSYSHNVVPKGKYIAFVTTEAETDNPEAELKPGIDLLGSVEEIFFDTYDRYEPTNLDASDNCFISTSYDATTHFESTVDDVIAMYRRITGKDLDLSVDLSAASAAEE
- the LOC108217631 gene encoding very-long-chain (3R)-3-hydroxyacyl-CoA dehydratase PASTICCINO 2A — protein: MGLLSRIYLTIYNWTVFIGWFQVLFIAVKTLIESGHEHVYDAVEKPLLLAQSAAFLEILHGLIGLVRSPITATLPQIGSRLYVTWGILYSFPEVRTHILVSSLVISWGITEVIRYSFFGTKEAFGSAPSFLLWLRYSAFLLLYPTGISSEVGLIYVAMPYMKVSEKYCIRMPNKWNSSFDYFSAAIATLGLYIPGSPFLYSYMLSQRKKALSKTKRE